One genomic window of Glycine max cultivar Williams 82 chromosome 16, Glycine_max_v4.0, whole genome shotgun sequence includes the following:
- the LOC100778752 gene encoding probable fructokinase-7 isoform X2 gives MLIDFVPTVGGVSLAEAPAFKKAPGGAPANVAVGISRLGGSSAFIGKVGADEFGYMLGNILKQNNVETSGMRFDSNARTALAFVTLRADGEREFLFFRNPSADMLLQESELDKDILKQARIFHYGSISLIDEPCKSAHLAAMSIAKNSGCILSYDPNLRLALWPSADSARKGIMDIWDQADVIKISEDEITFLTGGDDPYDDNVVLKKLFHPNLKLLIVTEGSQGCRYYTKAFKGRVAGVKVKPVDTTGAGDAFVSGILYCIASDQTIFQDEKRLRKALYFANVCGALTVTERGAIPALPTKEAILQFLLEAAVI, from the exons ATGTTAATAGACTTTGTTCCAACGGTGGGAGGAGTGTCACTGGCTGAAGCACCCGCTTTCAAGAAAGCTCCTGGTGGTGCACCTGCCAATGTGGCTGTTGGTATCTCTAGACTGGGAGGTTCATCTGCTTTCATAGGCAAG GTTGGAGCAGATGAATTTGGGTACATGTTGGGTAACATTTTAAAGCAGAACAATGTTGAGACGTCTGGCATGCGGTTTGACTCTAATGCAAGAACTGCATTAGCTTTTGTTACACTTAGAGCGGATGGAGAACGTGAATTCTTGTTTTTCCGCAATCCAAGCGCTGATATGCTCCTTCAAGAGTCAGAACTTGATAAAGATATCCTAAAGCAG GCTAGAATATTCCATTATGGCTCCATCAGCTTGATTGATGAGCCATGCAAGTCAGCTCACCTTGCTGCTATGAGCATTGCCAAAAACTCTGGTTGCATTCTATCATATGATCCAAATTTGAGATTGGCTCTATGGCCTTCTGCAGACTCCGCTCGGAAAGGCATAATGGATATATGGGATCAAGCTGATGTTATAAAG ATAAGTGAGGATGAGATTACATTTTTGACTGGGGGTGATGATCCTTatgatgataatgttgttttGAAGAAACTTTTTCACCCAAATCTCAAGCTTTTAATTGTTACTGAAGGTTCACAGGGTTGCAGATATTACACGAAG GCATTTAAGGGCAGGGTTGCAGGTGTTAAAGTTAAACCTGTAGACACAACTGGAGCTGGCGATGCATTTGTTAGTGGGATTTTATACTGCATAGCTTCTGACCAAACTATTTTTCAg GATGAGAAACGTCTTCGAAAGGCTTTATATTTTGCCAATGTATGTGGTGCCCTCACTGTAACTGAGAGAGGTGCAATTCCTGCACTACCTACAAAGGAAGCTATCTTGCAATTCTTACTAGAAGCAGCTGTAATATAA
- the LOC100778752 gene encoding probable fructokinase-7 isoform X1 translates to MAHPTSSGQSHDLKKEDCKETRSLVVCFGEMLIDFVPTVGGVSLAEAPAFKKAPGGAPANVAVGISRLGGSSAFIGKVGADEFGYMLGNILKQNNVETSGMRFDSNARTALAFVTLRADGEREFLFFRNPSADMLLQESELDKDILKQARIFHYGSISLIDEPCKSAHLAAMSIAKNSGCILSYDPNLRLALWPSADSARKGIMDIWDQADVIKISEDEITFLTGGDDPYDDNVVLKKLFHPNLKLLIVTEGSQGCRYYTKAFKGRVAGVKVKPVDTTGAGDAFVSGILYCIASDQTIFQDEKRLRKALYFANVCGALTVTERGAIPALPTKEAILQFLLEAAVI, encoded by the exons ATGGCTCATCCCACCTCATCAG GTCAATCCCATGATCTCAAAAAAGAAGATTGCAAGGAAACAAGATCACTGGTTGTTTGCTTTGGGGAAATGTTAATAGACTTTGTTCCAACGGTGGGAGGAGTGTCACTGGCTGAAGCACCCGCTTTCAAGAAAGCTCCTGGTGGTGCACCTGCCAATGTGGCTGTTGGTATCTCTAGACTGGGAGGTTCATCTGCTTTCATAGGCAAG GTTGGAGCAGATGAATTTGGGTACATGTTGGGTAACATTTTAAAGCAGAACAATGTTGAGACGTCTGGCATGCGGTTTGACTCTAATGCAAGAACTGCATTAGCTTTTGTTACACTTAGAGCGGATGGAGAACGTGAATTCTTGTTTTTCCGCAATCCAAGCGCTGATATGCTCCTTCAAGAGTCAGAACTTGATAAAGATATCCTAAAGCAG GCTAGAATATTCCATTATGGCTCCATCAGCTTGATTGATGAGCCATGCAAGTCAGCTCACCTTGCTGCTATGAGCATTGCCAAAAACTCTGGTTGCATTCTATCATATGATCCAAATTTGAGATTGGCTCTATGGCCTTCTGCAGACTCCGCTCGGAAAGGCATAATGGATATATGGGATCAAGCTGATGTTATAAAG ATAAGTGAGGATGAGATTACATTTTTGACTGGGGGTGATGATCCTTatgatgataatgttgttttGAAGAAACTTTTTCACCCAAATCTCAAGCTTTTAATTGTTACTGAAGGTTCACAGGGTTGCAGATATTACACGAAG GCATTTAAGGGCAGGGTTGCAGGTGTTAAAGTTAAACCTGTAGACACAACTGGAGCTGGCGATGCATTTGTTAGTGGGATTTTATACTGCATAGCTTCTGACCAAACTATTTTTCAg GATGAGAAACGTCTTCGAAAGGCTTTATATTTTGCCAATGTATGTGGTGCCCTCACTGTAACTGAGAGAGGTGCAATTCCTGCACTACCTACAAAGGAAGCTATCTTGCAATTCTTACTAGAAGCAGCTGTAATATAA
- the LOC100779279 gene encoding MADS-box transcription factor 6-like (The RefSeq protein has 2 substitutions compared to this genomic sequence) yields the protein MGRGRVVLERIENKINRQVTFSKRRSGLLKKAFELSVLCDAEVALIIFSSRCKLFQYSSTDINKIIERYRQCRYSKSQTDDSLEHDSQSSYHEFLKLRAKYESLELTQRHFQGEELEPLSFKDLQSLEKQLDITLALTRQHQTKKLLARADELREKVHKLEDLNKQLESKEKDEFSSFILDNNNYIQAHATQGDQFESGTTLNTCRFQRQDSKEKAIDTKTDGSQSSHNKNKGWLL from the exons ATGGGAAGAGGAAGGGTTGTTCTGGAGAGAATAGAGAACAAGATCAACCGTCAAGTAACATTCTCAAAACGCAGAAGTGGGTTGCTGAAGAAGGCCTTTGAGCTTTCTGTGCTATGTGACGCTGAAGTTGCCCTTATCATCTTTTCTAGCCGTGGCAAGCTTTTTCAGTACAGCAGCACTga TATTAACAAAATCATTGAGAGGTATCGCCAATGTCGTTACAGCAAGTCGCAGACTGACGATTCATTGGAACACGATTCAcag AGTTCATACCATGAATTCTTGAAATTAAGAGCGAAATATGAATCACTTGAGCTGACACAAAG GCATTTTCAAGGAGAAGAACTTGAGCCACTTAGCTTTAAAGATTTGCAGAGCCTTGAGAAACAACTAGACATAACGCTCGCACTAACTCGACAGCATCAA ACGAAGAAACTCTTGGCACGAGCAGATGAATTACGCGAAAAG GTTCACAAGTTGGAGGATCTTAACAAACAATTAGAGTCCAAG GAAAAAGATGAATTCTCAAGCTTCATCCTTGACAATAACAATTACATTCAAGTGCATGCTACACAAGGTGATCAATTTGAGTCTGGGACAACACTAAACACATG TAGGTTTCAACGCCAAGATTCAAAGGAAAAAGCAATTGATACCAAGACAGACGGTAGTCAAAGCAGTCACAACAAAAACAAAGGATGGCTATTGTga
- the LOC100779279 gene encoding MADS-box transcription factor 6-like isoform X1, giving the protein MGRGRVVLERIENKINRQVTFSKRRSGLLKKAFELSVLCDAEVALIIFSSRGKLFQYSSTDINKIIERYRQCRYSKSQTDDSLEHDSQSSYHEFLKLRAKYESLELTQRHFQGEELEPLSFKDLQSLEKQLDITLALTRQHQTKKLLARADELREKVHKLEDLNKQLESKEKDEFSSFILDNNNYIQVHATQGDQFESGTTLNTWFQRQDSKEKAIDTKTDGSQSSHNKNKGWLL; this is encoded by the exons ATGGGAAGAGGAAGGGTTGTTCTGGAGAGAATAGAGAACAAGATCAACCGTCAAGTAACATTCTCAAAACGCAGAAGTGGGTTGCTGAAGAAGGCCTTTGAGCTTTCTGTGCTATGTGACGCTGAAGTTGCCCTTATCATCTTTTCTAGCCGTGGCAAGCTTTTTCAGTACAGCAGCACTga TATTAACAAAATCATTGAGAGGTATCGCCAATGTCGTTACAGCAAGTCGCAGACTGACGATTCATTGGAACACGATTCAcag AGTTCATACCATGAATTCTTGAAATTAAGAGCGAAATATGAATCACTTGAGCTGACACAAAG GCATTTTCAAGGAGAAGAACTTGAGCCACTTAGCTTTAAAGATTTGCAGAGCCTTGAGAAACAACTAGACATAACGCTCGCACTAACTCGACAGCATCAA ACGAAGAAACTCTTGGCACGAGCAGATGAATTACGCGAAAAG GTTCACAAGTTGGAGGATCTTAACAAACAATTAGAGTCCAAG GAAAAAGATGAATTCTCAAGCTTCATCCTTGACAATAACAATTACATTCAAGTGCATGCTACACAAGGTGATCAATTTGAGTCTGGGACAACACTAAACACATG GTTTCAACGCCAAGATTCAAAGGAAAAAGCAATTGATACCAAGACAGACGGTAGTCAAAGCAGTCACAACAAAAACAAAGGATGGCTATTGTga